The region TACATAAAGAAGTATTTTGGTGGATGTGGTAGAAAGGTGAGATTGAGGGGGAGGTGCAACtgtttgtcttaaaaaaaacatttactgacGGACTTTGAAGGTTATTTTACTTCGACTATTTTTgtgcattaaacatttttgaatagTAGGTGAAGTGTGCATGCCCCATGATCTTTTGAAAGggagtatttcaaaaaaatctGATATCCCCAATTCAACACTGTTATCAGTGCTGCCTCCGTTTTCTTCTACTCTGCTTGCAGCTGTGGCAGTTTTCTTGgaatcagaaaaacatttaagcCTGTTAAATGCGAGCGAAGACTCTGAGGAGAGTCAAAGGGGAAGTGCTCAAGGGCAGATTCTTGTACACCGTCTGGATTTTGTTTGGAATTCATATGATAAATCCAATCTCGTCGCtttaatatcaaaacaaaatagTCAATAAATAACCTCGGGGCAAATGCACTGGCTGCAGAGAAACCAAAGTGGCTTTTAACGGAGCTCCCCTGCACAAGGACAAAAGTTTCTGCATAACAGGAGAGTACAACCACATATGCGTCTGAGATGTAGCTCTTCTAATAGGCCTTTGAAGTGATGGAGACTGGTACAATTCTGTTCTAATGAAAGATGGTAACCTGCTTTTGCTTCGTAATAAAAACTATGAGTCCTGCAGATCTGCTTAGAATGTATCACCTTCTCAGATATCACACTATTCCACTACATTGGGTGTTGGTTACTAACAAACAAAGAAGTGTAGCGTTTTGCCACAAAAGGAATTTCTGAAGAAGACTGCAAACTTGTTTGAATTGCATGCTAACAATCTGCATACTACATACTCAGCCAGTATGAACTGCATACTGCCTAATGATTAAGTGCCGCCACTGGATAGTCTGAAGAGCTACAATGCATTTTGGGGCAGTTGAGTCCGTCCAGTAAGCTTGCCTCATATAATTAGAAATTCTTGCTCATTTAAAATACATCCGGGTATTTATCATGTACACACGATTTGCACGCTGTTGAAACGCACTCAATTTTATGTCCTTAGTATGAATACTATGTTAGTATGCGATTACGAACGAAGccatgaatttaaaatataaaaaatcgactttgcaaatgttttatttggatgGAAATATAGCCATAACCATAATGGATGATGATATTTGAGTTAAAAAATATGGTAACAATATATCAACAGTACATAAAATAACCAATCTTGATACGAATCCCTGAGATTTGTATGTTTTCAAGAGTTGTCATCAAGGTACATACTTTTTACAGGTATGgacattttacagtgtaaaaATCAACTTGTCATTGCTCTCCCATGGACAGACTGTAATGGTTATGAAACCATCCTTAATAAGCGATTATCAGCCTGGCAGATTTATCAGTTTAGCACTAGAGGTCAATGCATCAGACCTCAAGAATACACACAATGTGTCTTGGTGGGAAACGCTGGATGTAgatgtattattttgtttgccAGAGGGCATCTTTAAATTGGCAGAAAGGTCTAAAAGGCACTTTTTCTCTCCCATTGTGTCTCTTTCCTCCCTAGTGAGTGTGACGGATGCTGTTGCCAGTGCAGTGTTCCAGACCATGTTGACCGTGTGCCACAGAAAGCGACCTAAACTCTGCAAACAGCTCCTCAAAAGCACCATGGAGTACCTGACCAGTCGCAACGCTGCTCCAGGAGTGAGGTAAGAGACGACACTTGCACCGTTTCCCTTCTGTCCTGGAAGAACACGCCATGACATGTTATATAACtgctggtttttgttttttgcactcCTTTCAGTCCCCTTCTGGTCTTTCTCAAGGACCCGGCCTCCAGTCACCTCATTGAGACCATCATACAGCTATCCCACAAGTCGCTTCTTCGGGATCTCTACAAGAACCACCTCGAGGGTCAGCTGGTGGAATTATCCCTCCATTCCATCGCCAACTTCCCCATTCAGAGGCTAATGGCAGCCTCGGCCAAATGCAAAATGGTTGGTCGTTATGTCTGCATGTCACACGGCAAAGGATCAAAGTCAGAATTTTGCAGATGCAAGgatgattttctctctctccctctttctccgtAGTTCCTGAGGTTGTTTGATGAGCTGATCCAAGGTGTGGAGGCCATCTTGGCCTCAGGTCACATGGGTGTGATTGTCCAACTGGCCGAGAGCTGTGCAGAAAGcggagagaaacaggaagagatgATACAGTGCCTCCTCCGTGTAAGCGACAAAGGGTGTAATTGAGACGTTACGATCCACATGGGTTTTAAATCAATACGACAACACCCTAGTTTTATTTATCTCTCCCTCTTCGTGACTGAAATCAAAAGTGCGTAACGACACAGTCAAGCTACTTGTTGTTTGATTTGTGAGTAATGAAAACCTTGTTGATGTTTTGCCTCCCAGGCATTCCACTGTGCTGAGCCCGGCACTCGACACGTCAGctgcctccctctcttcatGTCCCTGCTCACCTATGAGGTGTATTACCACTCTGACGCAGAAGAGGgcgacacacagacagaggtaAACCACAGAGAGGagtcaaatcaaatcattttgGGCTGGATTTGAATTTAAGTcttgatatttcagttttatatttaGTGCAAAGTTGCACTTCTGTTGTTCTTGATCATTTCTAGGTACCGCTATCCTCCATCTGTTACCACGGATCCCGGCTGGTCCAGGCGCTGGCCAAGTTCAAGGAGCGctcactcctcctcagcagcctgCGCACTATGACCCCTTCTGACCTCCTCAAGCTAGCTTCTGACCCCTCGGGCAGCCACGTCCTCCAGGCCCTCATCACCACATCCAGCGACAAGGGGAGAGGCAAGATCCTCAAGAGACTGGAGGTACGACTACAGGGACATTATAGAATATTATAGAATAGGAAGCTGGTTAGTGATGTAGCAAGAGGATTCTATAGCTTACTTTAAGctattaacatttttctttttacaggtTTAAAAACTACTGTTATACtactattgtttttgtttttggtctttcaatagaattgaaattgaattattttacaGTAACTTCTGTTGTTCACCGTAAAAAGACAGATTTCAGCTCTATATCAAATGCTGCGGCTTCTTGTTTATATAATGCCTCCAGTCTCTATATAAACTCCACCCCCTTGAGGAAATTCTTAAAATTAGACTTAAGGTAATACAGAGCTAAAGTGAAGTCAGAACTTCTGAGTAACTTTATTGAGTTACAGAAGCTGGCGGAACAGAGGCTTGACTAGATGTGATATCATGTAGGTGATAATTAATGGGAATCAGGTCACTGATTCCAAATCTCAAGTTTATTTCAATGTACAACATATGTGGTTATCAATCCATGCCGCCCCGGATATTAACATCTCAAAGAGTGTACATCAAGAAGTACACTACCAACACTCGGATCATAAATCCCAGTGGAAGTCAAAGATAAAAATGCGTCAACTATATAAACTGgtcactttattaggtacacctgcTGTTCTACTCGTTTACGCAAATATCTAGTCAGCCAATCACGTGGCAGCAACTCATTGCATTCAATGCAGGCATATAAGGgactttgaacgtggcatggttgttggtgcAAGACTGGTTTGAGTATTTTGGAAACTGATAATCTACTGGAATTTTCACGCACAACCAACTCTAGGGTTTGTGGAGAATGGtccaagaaaaataaactatcCAGTGTGCGGCAGTTCATAGGCCGATAATGCCTCATTTTTTGCAGAGGTTCAGAAGAGAATGGCCAGACTGATGGCCATGATGTTTTTGGCGGTTTTAATCACTcgctgtagagccctcctgtcctgggcCGTGCACATCCCATACCAGTTTGTAGTGTTTCCAATCAGGATGCTTTTATTGTTCCTCTGTAAAAGTTTCTGATAGAAAGGCACCTGTAGCTTAAATAACCATGCGTTACGACCGGGGTATGCAGAATAGCCCCTCTGAACGTACAACAATGTATAACACGTTGAACCTTGAAGCATATCGCCTACAGTAGCAGAAGACCACACACCACTGCTGTCAGCTAACAATGGGGAAACGGAGGTTACAATTGGCAGGGGTGCTCCAAAattggacaatagaagattggAAAAACCTTCAGCTGGTAGGGACAGAATTTGGAGTTAatgaaagcatggatccatcctgccttgtacCAACAGTTtaggatggtggtggtggtgtaatgaTTTGGGcgatattttcttggcacactttgtACTCCTTAGTACCAATTGAGCATTCTTTAAATGCCACAACCTACCCTAGTACTAATGCTGCCATTAATCTACACCAGTTTGGCTTTCTGTTATTGCCAAAACTATGGACATCTGTAACAAGACCCTATACCACAACTCTAAAAATTcatagatatttttaaaatttaagtttttatttaattttgttgtaTCTGGCCTTCTGGTGTCAAAGTGCAAGAAATTAATAATTCAGTACACTTTTCTGTTTGAAGTGAAACCTTGACATCAACACAGATCCTCACTCTTTCTTCATTCTTTCCCATTTATCTTCCCAGGGCCAGTATGTTTCTATGGCCTGCTCCAGGTTGGGTAGTCGGGTGCTGGAAGCCATATGGAACACTTCTTCAGTCAGTCAAAGGCAAAGCATTGCACAGGAACTAGGTAATACTGACTTAGAGggttgaattattttatattcagtttTGTACAATGTTCACATCCCTGTCAATGACTTCCATTCCCATCTCCCCTTCCAGTGCAGAGTGAAAACCAGCTGAGGTCAGATCAGTTTGCTCGCCACGTGTGGGCCAAATTTGCCCTCCCCCACTTCTCCCTCAGAAGAGCCCACTGGCTGGAAATACAGACCGGCGAGTCCAAGAAGCGGAAGCTCTTTAGTGACATTCTTGCATAACATTTTTTGTATATAATGTTTTAGGGTTTTTGCTATGtaattggataaaaaaaataaagaagaaaaatacatcttaTTTGTGTGCTATTTTTTAAACTACTCAAAAAGAGCATGGATCCTTTTAGATTTGTTCAAACTTTGTGTAAATGCTCATAGACACCAAAAATAGATTCTGTAGAAATATTTGCTTGATTTTGAGAATTGCCCAGTTTTTTGCcccatgtatttttttcattttcacatacCTTGCCTTGAAATTTTGTAGGGACACAGGCATAACGGTGAGCAACTAATAACATGTGAATGGTGCAAGCAGAGTTCATattatttcattactttctcttgaaaattgaaaatacagTGCAAAATGGGTGGATTTGGGTCCCCTTACTGTCCCCTAAAGTATATTCATATGGGCAGACAGAAAGTAGTTAAGTAAAAGTTATGTtactatttaaatatacataaaagtTAAATTACACAAAAGAACAACTTTGTTCAAGagtaaatgtcatttttttacttcCACCCCTGggtttaaatattttcagttataCCGATCAAATCTTTTGATGTGATATTATTTCAATGCAagtttcagatttatttatataaaataaaaatgtatgaaaatatgttCTGTGGCACAAACGGATCCTTAAGAATGGCAATGTAGTTGTATCCACTGTACTATTTGACGTAAGGAACAGCATGGCCACTAGGGGCTGCTAGTGTAATATTTATTCTCTGAGTCTATCTAGTTTGCCAAACTTTAAAGGAGTAAAGCAACACTAGCTCAAATGTGTGAACCTAAAGTCACTAAAGGAAACACTGACCCAAAGGTGTGAAAGCTGAAACTTCATATTTTAATTGCCGTTGATATTGCTGAATATTAATGGCAATAACAGAGCTGAGACAGTATGCCTGTAAGCATGCAcaagtaacatttttaaaagcgGTTTCAGTACATGAACATACTAAACATTAGTGGGAAATATATCAGTCTGAAGTAGATCTGAAAACGATCCGACAATCTTTGAAGCTTTATTCTTCTGTTCCCCTGAACGCTTCCTCGTCATTTCTTAACACAAACAATTTCAGGCTGTTAGGAATCTCTGTGTGCCACAGCGGCAAGCTCCTTTTGTCACAGGCCTGTGGGAGACGCATTAGCTTAGTCACAAAGGGTAACATCGATTATATATTGACTTGAAGATGGAAGGCCTTCATCTTGGCAGATGCTTCTCAGTGGAGAAGAAGCACGGGGCTCGAGAAGCCGCGCTGCA is a window of Anoplopoma fimbria isolate UVic2021 breed Golden Eagle Sablefish chromosome 3, Afim_UVic_2022, whole genome shotgun sequence DNA encoding:
- the LOC129088835 gene encoding nucleolar protein 9 is translated as MLAKTEERKRQKDEGKKRRHPGEDGDGGEWKRRGGEEGEGCQADSGKKRLDALSVGYFRRVGERLGEGFEENEEREMFVENVLTEVKGKATVVGMDRTGSITLERLLPLCSLDQVAEVLAELGGASGSEFKVVSCNPCGGHVMESAVRQISRWTESSQKESEEEDENESCDLLEAQVLSLSQVVRDNVAEFIKHVHGSHVVRTLLHVLAGCVGPPRTETRPGAKNRNIAPQLTDFEIPTSFWYELKSLTETLMDNVNLSVTDAVASAVFQTMLTVCHRKRPKLCKQLLKSTMEYLTSRNAAPGVSPLLVFLKDPASSHLIETIIQLSHKSLLRDLYKNHLEGQLVELSLHSIANFPIQRLMAASAKCKMFLRLFDELIQGVEAILASGHMGVIVQLAESCAESGEKQEEMIQCLLRAFHCAEPGTRHVSCLPLFMSLLTYEVYYHSDAEEGDTQTEVPLSSICYHGSRLVQALAKFKERSLLLSSLRTMTPSDLLKLASDPSGSHVLQALITTSSDKGRGKILKRLEGQYVSMACSRLGSRVLEAIWNTSSVSQRQSIAQELVQSENQLRSDQFARHVWAKFALPHFSLRRAHWLEIQTGESKKRKLFSDILA